A stretch of Malus sylvestris chromosome 11, drMalSylv7.2, whole genome shotgun sequence DNA encodes these proteins:
- the LOC126588904 gene encoding serine/threonine-protein phosphatase BSL3 — MDVDSSSMVPETDHDPAVPNHSTTSSPAAVEGEQQLGEQAQPGTGSPPQQPQTAAAAPQAQQTPVAGPRHAPTYSVVNAILEKKEDGPGPRCGHTLTAVAAVGEEGTPGYIGPRLILFGGATALEGNSAASGTPSSAGSAGIRLAGATADVHCYDVLTNKWSRITPFGEPPTPRAAHVATAVGTMVVIQGGIGPAGLSAEDLHVLDLTQQRPRWHRVVVQGPGPGPRYGHVMALVGQRYLMAIGGNDGKRPLADVWALDTAAKPYEWRKLEPEGEGPPPCMYATASARSDGLLLLCGGRDANSVPLASAYGLAKHRDGRWEWAIAPGVSPSSRYQHAAVFVNARLHVSGGALGGGRMVEDSSSVAVLDTAAGVWCDTKSVVTSPRTGRYSADAAGGDAAVELTRRCRHAAAAVGDLIFIYGGLRGGVLLDDLLVAEDLAAAETTTAASHAAAAAAQSVQGRLPGRYGFIDDRARQLPEAAPDGAVVLGNPVAPPVNGDMYTDISTENALLQGTRRISKGVEYLVEASAAEAEAISATLAAAKARQVNGEVELPDRDRGSEATPSGKQISTLIKPDSAGSNNIPSAGVRLHHRAVVVAAETGGALGGMVRQLSIDQFENEGRRVSYGTPESATAARKLLDRQMSINSVPKKVVAHLLKPRGWKPPVRRQFFLDCNEIADLCDSAERIFSSEPSVLQLRAPIKIFGDLHGQFGDLMRLFDEYGSPSTAGDIAYIDYLFLGDYVDRGQHSLETITLLLALKVEYPQNVHLIRGNHEAADINALFGFRIECIERMGERDGIWAWHRINRLFNWLPLAALIEKKIICMHGGIGRSINHVEQIENLQRPITMEAGSIVLMDLLWSDPTENDSVEGLRPNARGPGLVTFGPDRVMEFCNNNDLQLIVRAHECVMDGFERFAQGHLITLFSATNYCGTANNAGAILVLGRDLVVVPKLIHPLPPAISSPETSPERHIEDTWMQELNANRPPTPTRGRPQVANDRGSLAWI; from the exons ATGGATGTGGACTCATCGTCGATGGTGCCGGAGACCGATCACGATCCGGCAGTACCAAACCACAGTACGACGTCGTCACCGGCCGCAGTGGAGGGGGAGCAACAGCTAGGCGAGCAGGCGCAACCGGGAACTGGATCTCCGCCGCAGCAGCCTCAGACGGCGGCGGCGGCTCCGCAGGCACAGCAGACTCCGGTGGCCGGGCCCAGGCACGCTCCAACATACTCGGTGGTCAATGcaattttagagaaaaaagaagACGGGCCAGGGCCCAGGTGTGGCCACACGTTGACTGCGGTGGCGGCCGTGGGAGAGGAGGGCACGCCGGGCTACATTGGCCCCAGGTTGATTTTATTTGGGGGTGCCACAGCTCTTGAGGGCAATTCGGCTGCTTCAGGGACTCCATCATCAGCTGGAAGTGCTGGCATAA GACTTGCAGGTGCCACCGCAGACGTGCATTGTTATGATGTGCTAACAAATAAATGGTCTAG GATCACACCGTTTGGAGAACCTCCCACCCCAAGGGCTGCACATGTAGCAACAGCTGTAGGAACTATGGTGGTTATTCAG GGTGGAATTGGTCCCGCTGGTTTGTCTGCTGAGGATCTTCATGTTCTTGACCTCACACAGCAACGGCCTCGATGGCACAG GGTTGTTGTTCAAGGCCCTGGACCTGGGCCACGGTATGGACATGTGATGGCATTAGTGGGGCAAAGATATCTTATGGCAATTGGTGGGAATGATG GAAAACGGCCATTAGCTGATGTTTGGGCTCTTGACACAGCTGCCAAACCTTATGAATGGCGGAAGTTGGAACCAGAGGGGGAGGGTCCACCACCATGCAT GTATGCAACTGCAAGTGCAAGGTCTGATGGTCTTCTCCTCCTCTGCGGAGGGAGGGATGCAAATAGTGTG CCATTGGCAAGCGCATATGGTCTTGCCAAACATAGGGATGGCCGTTGGGAATGGGCAATTGCTCCTGGTGTCTCACCTTCTTCAAGATATCAACATGCAGCA GTCTTTGTTAATGCACGTCTACATGTTTCTGGAGGGGCCCTTGGTGGTGGCCGCATGGTTGAAGATTCATCAAGTGTTGCag TGTTGGATACTGCAGCAGGAGTTTGGTGTGATACAAAATCTGTGGTTACTAGTCCAAGGACAGGTAGATACAGTGCTGATGCAGCCGGTGGGGATGCTGCAGTTGAGCTGACAAGGCGTTGTAGGCATGCAGCTGCAGcggttggtgacttgatctttataTATGGTGGTCTACGTGGTG GAGTGCTGCTTGATGACCTACTTGTTGCGGAAGATTTGGCTGCTGCTGAAACAACAACTGCAGCTTCGCATGCTGCAGCTGCAGCTGCTCAATCTGTACAAGGTCGTTTACCTGGAAGGTATGGATTCATTGATGACAGAGCAAGGCAGTTGCCTGAAGCAGCCCCTGATGGTGCTGTTGTGCTGGGAAATCCAGTTGCCCCCCCAGTAAATGGTGACATGTATACTGATATAAGTACTGAAAATGCTTTGCTCCAGGGAACCCG GAGAATTAGCAAAGGTGTAGAGTATTTAGTTGAAGCATCAGCAGCAGAAGCTGAGGCAATCAGTGCCACTTTGGCTGCTGCCAAGGCACGACAAGTTAATGGAGAAGTTGAACTACCTGATAGAGATCGTGGTTCAGAGGCTACCCCCAGTGGGAAGCAGATATCTACCTTGATCAAGCCTGATTCTGCTGGGTCAAATAATATTCCTTCCGCTGGAGTGCGACTGCATCATAGAGCT GTCGTTGTAGCTGCAGAGACTGGTGGAGCTTTAGGTGGCATGGTGAGGCAACTTTCAATTGATCAATTTGAAAATGAAGGCAGGCGGGTTAGTTATGGGACTCCAGAGAGTGCTACTGCAGCAAGGAAATTGTTAGATCGACAGATGTCCATTAATAGTGTGCCCAAAAAG GTAGTGGCACATCTTTTAAAGCCTCGTGGGTGGAAGCCTCCGGTTCGTAGGCAATTTTTCTTAGATTGTAATGAAATAGCAGATCTTTGTGACAGTGCTGAGCGAATATTCTCTAGTGAACCAAGCGTCTTACAGCTTAGGGCTCCTATCAAGATATTTGGTGATTTACATGGGCAGTTTGGTGATCTCATGCGCCTTTTTGATGAGTATGGTTCACCTTCAACGGCTGGGGATATTGC ATATATCGACTATCTCTTCTTAGGAGATTATGTTGACCGGGGCCAACATAGCTTGGAAACCATTACTCTTCTGCTTGCTTTGAAG GTTGAGTATCCCCAGAATGTACATTTAATTCGTGGCAACCATGAAGCTGCAGATATCAATGCTCTATTTGGCTTTCGGATTGAATGCATTGAACGAATG GGTGAGAGAGATGGAATTTGGGCATGGCATCGAATAAACCGTTTGTTTAATTGGCTTCCGCTAGCAGCTCtgattgaaaagaaaatcatttGTATGCATGGCGGTATTGGTCGGTCTATAAATCATGTGGAACAGATTGAGAATCTCCAGCGTCCTATTACAATGGAAGCTGGCTCCATTGTGCTTATGGATTTGTTATG GTCTGACCCAACAGAAAATGACAGTGTAGAAGGTTTAAGACCAAATGCTAGGGGTCCTGGGTTGGTTACATTTGGG CCTGATCGTGTCATGGAATTCTGCAATAACAATGATCTTCAGTTGATTGTACGTGCGCATGAATGTGTAATGGATGGATTTGAGCGTTTTGCCCAGGGGCATCTGATTACACTTTTCTCTGCTACCAATTATTGTG GTACGGCCAATAATGCAGGGGCAATCCTAGTCTTGGGTAGGGATCTTGTGGTGGTTCCAAAACTCATTCATCCCCTACCACCGGCAATTTCATCACCAGAAACTTCACCGGAACGCCATATTGAAGACACATGGATGCAG GAGTTGAATGCAAACAGACCTCCAACACCGACTAGAGGCCGTCCCCAAGTAGCTAATGATCGGGGTTCCCTTGCTTGGATATAG